The DNA window CTCCCTGAGAGATGACTGAGTTCTCCATCACCGTCTTGGTCCTGCAGAGGGGAGGCCAAACCCTTATGTGGGCCCGTTTCCAGTATTTTTACATCCAGGTGAATTCCTATGCGAGAGCTTGTGACCATTCTGTATGATGAGTTTGAAACACTGGACGTATTTGGACCGATTGAGATTCTCGGCAGGTTGTCCGATCATTTCAACCCGCGGTTTTATTCTCTGACCGGGGGAATCGTCACCAGTTCCCAGCAGGTTCCGGTGATGACCGGGTCTCTGTCTGATCTGACCTCCACCCGGTATGTTCTCCTGATCCCAGGCGGGACGGGGGCGAGGGATCTGGTGAACGATGAGACGTTCATCTCATCTCTTGGATCCCTGGCGGAGCATGCCGAGTTCATTCTGACCGTCTGTACCGGTTCGATCCTCCTCTCCCGGACCGGTATTCTGAATGGGAGGCGTGCCACCTCAAACAAACGGGTGTTCGCCTGGACGAAGACCGCACCTGGGGTGACCTGGGAAGAGAAAGCCCGGTGGGTCAGAGACGGGACCATCTATACCAGTTCGGGTGTCAGCGCCGGCATGGACATGGCTCTGGGTTTTGTAGCAGACCTGCTGGGGTCTTCGCTCGCTCACCAGGTGGGCCGGGAGATCGAATATGAATGGAACGAGGATTCCGGCCATGATCCGTTCTCTGCTCTCTGCCAGTGATGGGGCTGGGTTCTCAAAAATAAAATTTAGGGGGAAATTTTCCCCGATTCCCTGTTCTTTCAGTACCTCTTCTTTATTCACATCATAATACCTGGGCCGGTGTTACGTCGTTGGGTTCATGATGCTGTCCACATCGCTGTCACTCAGGTCATACCCAAAGAATGTCTGATAGAAACTCTTTGTCTCATTGTTGATATCCAGGAATCGGAACTTATCCGGGTACAGGGTCTTGGCTGCTCACTGGATCTGCAGGGCTTCTTCTGCACCGTAGCGATCCCAGAGAAACGCTCCCTTCGGGTTCACGTAGACTCTGCCATTCTGAACGGCCTTCGTCTG is part of the Methanosphaerula palustris E1-9c genome and encodes:
- a CDS encoding DJ-1/PfpI family protein; amino-acid sequence: MRELVTILYDEFETLDVFGPIEILGRLSDHFNPRFYSLTGGIVTSSQQVPVMTGSLSDLTSTRYVLLIPGGTGARDLVNDETFISSLGSLAEHAEFILTVCTGSILLSRTGILNGRRATSNKRVFAWTKTAPGVTWEEKARWVRDGTIYTSSGVSAGMDMALGFVADLLGSSLAHQVGREIEYEWNEDSGHDPFSALCQ